A stretch of Paenibacillus sp. URB8-2 DNA encodes these proteins:
- a CDS encoding dihydrolipoamide acetyltransferase family protein, which yields MAKFNYPFPELGEGLHEGEIIKMHIKAGDKVTDEDIIMEVQNDKAVVEVPCPVNGTVLEVLAKDGEVFRVGQTVAVIDAEGDIPEQEGGHAEEQGAQEADSAKGSADTASSPAAASPADAKAGEAGGAEAVPAPDRDVLATPSVRKFARDNSVDISKVNGSGKNGKITREDVEAFLSGGQAAAPAAAAASEAAPEEKSAAPAAAASGNVSLEEERVPFKGIRKAIANAMVKSAYTAPHVTIMDEVDVTELVAFRTRMKPVAEKKGVKVTYLPFIVKALVAASRQFPALNATIDEEANEIVYKKYYNIGIATDTDNGLIVPVIKDADRKSIWMIASAISDLAARGREGKLSPNEMKGSTISITNIGSAGGMFFTPIINYPEVAILGTGRISEKPVVKNGEIVAAPVMALSLSFDHRLIDGATAQNFMNYIKSLLANPELLVMEV from the coding sequence GTGGCAAAATTTAATTACCCGTTCCCCGAACTGGGCGAAGGCCTGCACGAAGGCGAAATCATCAAGATGCATATTAAGGCCGGGGATAAAGTAACCGATGAAGACATCATTATGGAAGTACAGAACGACAAGGCGGTCGTCGAGGTTCCTTGTCCCGTCAACGGAACCGTTCTGGAAGTGCTCGCCAAGGATGGCGAAGTATTTCGCGTAGGCCAAACCGTGGCGGTAATCGACGCGGAAGGAGATATTCCCGAGCAGGAAGGTGGCCACGCCGAGGAGCAGGGAGCGCAGGAAGCCGATTCGGCAAAAGGCAGCGCGGACACGGCTTCGTCTCCGGCGGCAGCCAGTCCTGCGGACGCCAAAGCCGGCGAAGCAGGCGGCGCGGAAGCCGTTCCGGCACCGGACCGCGACGTTCTGGCTACGCCTAGCGTGCGCAAATTCGCCCGCGACAACAGCGTGGATATTTCCAAGGTGAACGGCAGCGGTAAAAACGGCAAAATCACCCGTGAAGACGTGGAAGCCTTCCTGAGCGGCGGGCAGGCTGCGGCTCCGGCAGCTGCAGCGGCTTCCGAAGCGGCACCGGAAGAAAAATCTGCGGCTCCGGCAGCGGCGGCTTCGGGCAATGTCAGCCTCGAAGAAGAGCGCGTACCGTTCAAGGGCATCCGCAAAGCGATTGCGAACGCCATGGTAAAATCGGCTTATACTGCTCCGCACGTGACGATTATGGACGAAGTAGATGTAACCGAACTGGTCGCTTTCCGTACACGAATGAAGCCTGTCGCCGAGAAGAAGGGCGTGAAGGTAACCTACCTTCCGTTCATCGTCAAAGCGCTTGTGGCGGCTTCCCGTCAGTTCCCGGCTCTCAATGCAACCATTGACGAAGAAGCGAATGAAATTGTGTACAAGAAATACTATAACATCGGTATCGCCACTGATACGGACAACGGCCTGATCGTTCCGGTAATTAAGGATGCCGACCGCAAGAGCATCTGGATGATCGCATCGGCGATCAGCGATCTGGCAGCCCGCGGACGCGAAGGCAAGCTGAGCCCGAATGAAATGAAGGGCAGCACGATTTCGATTACGAACATCGGTTCCGCCGGCGGCATGTTCTTTACTCCGATCATTAACTATCCTGAAGTGGCTATTCTCGGTACGGGCCGCATCAGCGAGAAGCCGGTCGTGAAGAACGGCGAGATTGTGGCCGCTCCGGTAATGGCCCTTTCACTCAGCTTCGACCATCGTCTGATTGACGGCGCAACCGCGCAGAACTTTATGAACTACATTAAATCGCTGCTCGCCAATCCCGAGCTGCTGGTTATGGAGGTGTAA
- a CDS encoding alpha-ketoacid dehydrogenase subunit beta, translating to MAQMNMKEAIRDAMRVELKRDPNVLIFGEDVGHVGGVFRATEGLQKEFGEDRVFDTPLAESAIGGLAVGLGVQGFRPIAEIQFVGFIFEALDQMVIQAARLRYRTGGKYTSPVVFRTPFGGGVKAAELHTDSLEGLIAQSPGIKVVIPSNPYDAKGLLIAAIRDNDPVFFMEHLNLYHAFRAEVPEEDYTVEIGKANVVREGSDVTIIAYGLMVHTATKAADELEKSGIKAEIIDLRTVSPIDIDTIVESVKKTNRAIVVQEAQKSAGVAAEVIAQINEKAILHLEAPVLRIAGPDTVYPFAQIEDTWLPNPARIIAGVKKVLEF from the coding sequence ATGGCACAAATGAATATGAAAGAAGCGATTCGCGACGCGATGCGCGTCGAATTAAAACGCGATCCGAACGTCCTGATCTTCGGCGAAGACGTCGGCCATGTCGGCGGCGTGTTCCGGGCGACGGAGGGACTTCAGAAGGAATTCGGCGAAGATCGCGTATTTGATACACCGCTGGCGGAATCCGCTATCGGCGGTCTTGCCGTGGGCCTTGGCGTTCAAGGTTTCCGGCCGATTGCCGAGATCCAGTTCGTCGGCTTTATCTTTGAAGCACTGGACCAAATGGTTATTCAGGCAGCCCGTCTGCGCTACCGCACCGGCGGCAAATATACGTCTCCTGTCGTGTTCCGCACGCCGTTTGGCGGCGGCGTCAAAGCGGCCGAGCTGCATACCGACTCCCTGGAAGGACTTATCGCCCAAAGCCCCGGCATCAAGGTCGTCATTCCATCCAATCCATATGATGCGAAAGGCCTTTTGATTGCGGCTATCCGCGACAATGATCCGGTATTTTTCATGGAGCACCTGAACTTGTACCATGCGTTCCGAGCGGAAGTGCCGGAAGAGGATTATACGGTCGAGATCGGCAAAGCCAACGTCGTTCGTGAAGGTTCCGATGTAACGATCATCGCTTACGGCCTGATGGTACATACCGCCACCAAGGCGGCCGACGAGCTTGAAAAGAGCGGCATCAAGGCCGAGATTATCGACCTGCGCACGGTCAGCCCGATTGACATCGACACGATTGTGGAATCCGTGAAGAAAACGAACCGCGCCATTGTGGTGCAGGAAGCCCAAAAGAGCGCAGGCGTTGCCGCCGAAGTCATTGCGCAAATCAATGAAAAGGCCATTCTTCATCTCGAAGCTCCCGTTCTGCGGATTGCAGGGCCGGATACGGTATATCCGTTTGCCCAAATCGAAGATACCTGGCTGCCAAATCCCGCCCGCATTATCGCCGGCGTGAAGAAAGTTTTGGAATTTTAA